In Ascochyta rabiei chromosome 2, complete sequence, one genomic interval encodes:
- a CDS encoding Glutathione transferase gives MQPSQEQDQDQDQDQDQDQLQLHHSHHATVQPRSLTSVSDLQQAPDGTLYHAQALPLHPQDLQSLHANSAALYQQQQRRRREQQQQQQQQQQQQQYTLSGPPQQLQRGLLQTPLAPHAHGLHYEHHGLPPQAFPPHTYEQLQHIQHVHHAQQSHSHPHSCPGSRPGSHPHPHPHALASSPPYALTAAPLPGPAHHAHAHAHAHAHAHAPVHAPIHAPVHTPIHAPIHTTPRIAQRPPQRPPQLQPQPVQQSPQQHSSPLPSALSDDNTPLANHGQFKGLKLVPNPPYLDEWRQRLFDVDDTITLTEHQFQTYFPHIDNIYSHRSTQRHKRKSFVSHYWDCRLKGRPPGTKKSTDPDKKKRRRVARERDLCDVKIKITEFFNQKEYEEHMGHPPPVLEGDDPMAMSAHQPGPAGAAPDQSMFFRQPQMLAQQPMSPWDLSCNLVQPGMSMFAPAPPPLPGPPPQKFYTFQRVNGNGGNGKGDGVAGPHKHTLEESDRLKKNIVMRTLAKNEKEVRRVQGGDSSKKTYHKKATGNALITVRNHAKEDDLKLYGSCFCPFVQRVWISLEHKSIPYQYIEVDPYKKPQSLLDVNPRGLVPAIRHGPTWSTHESTVIMEYFEDLNAGAHLLPPDPQTRATSRLWADHVNRHVIPMFYKLLQAQDQNDQVEHAKELRDQINKLVAAADKTGPFFLGPRLSFVDVQIAPWVLRLRRVLGPYRGWPEPDDGSRWKQWVDAIDSEPSVVATTSTDDLYLDSYERYAENRPGTSQLADAVNSGKGLP, from the exons ATGCAGCCTTCGCAGGAGCAGGACCAGGACCAGGACCAGGACCAGGACCAGGACCAGCTGCAGCTGCACCACTCACACCATGCGACGGTGCAGCCGCGGAGCCTCACCAGCGTCAGCGACCTGCAGCAGGCGCCCGATGGCACGCTGTACCATGCGCAAGCGCTGCCTTTGCACCCGCAGGACCTGCAGAGCCTCCACGCCAACAGCGCCGCCTTGTaccaacagcagcagcggcggcggcgggagcagcagcagcagcagcagcagcagcagcagcagcaacaataCACGTTAAGCGGACCCCCGCAGCAGCTGCAGCGAGGGCTGCTGCAGACACCGCTGGCACCCCACGCCCATGGGCTGCACTATGAACACCACGGCCTGCCGCCACAGGCATTCCCCCCCCACACCTACGAGCAGCTGCAGCACATCCAGCACGTCCACCACGCTCAACAATCCCACTCTCACCCTCACTCTTGCCCTGGCTCTCGCCCTGGctctcaccctcaccctcaccctcatGCGCTCGCATCAAGCCCGCCCTATGCGCTGACGGCTGCCCCGCTGCCGGGCCCCGCgcaccacgcccacgcccacgcccacgcccacgcccacgcccatgCGCCTGTCCACGCGCCCATCCACGCGCCCGTCCACACGCCCATCCACGCGCCTATCCACACCACCCCGCGCATTGCCCAGCGACCGCCACAGCGACCGCCACAGCTACAGCCACAGCCCGTCCAGCAATCACCCCAGCAGCACAGCTCGCCGCTGCCGAGCGCCCTCAGCGATGACAACACCCCGCTCGCCAACCACGGCCAGTTCAAAGGCCTCAAGCTCGTCCCCAACCCCCCGTATCTGGACGAATGGCGCCAGCGCCTGTTCGACGTCGACGACACAATCACCCTGACCGAGCACCAGTTCCAGACCTACTTCCCCCACATCGACAACATCTACTCGCACCGCTCCACCCAGCGCCACAAGCGGAAGAGCTTCGTCTCCCACTACTGGGACTGCCGTCTGAAGGGCCGCCCGCCAGGCACCAAAAAGTCCACAGACCCAGACAAGAAGAAACGGAGAAGAGTCGCCCGCGAGCGAGACTTGTGCGATGTCAAGATCAAAATCACAGAGTTCTTCAACCAGAAGGAGTACGAGGAGCACATGGGCCATCCACCGCCCGTGCTCGAGGGAGACGATCCCATGGCTATGAGCGCGCACCAGCCCGGGCCAGCAGGCGCAGCCCCAGATCAGTCCATGTTCTTCCGCCAACCGCAGATGCTAGCCCAACAGCCCATGTCGCCGTGGGACTTGTCGTGCAACCTTGTGCAGCCGGGCATGAGCATGTTTGCGCCtgcaccgccgccgctgcctgGGCCCCCGCCGCAGAAATTCTACACCTTCCAGCGGGTCAACGGCAATGGAGGGAACGGGAAGGGTGATGGCGTTGCAGGTCCACACAAACACACGCTTGAGGAGAGTGATCGCCTGAAAAAGAACATTGTGATGCGGACGCTGGCCAAGAACGAGAAGGAGGTGAGGAGAGTGCAG GGTGGGGACTCTTCCAAGAAGACATACCACAAGAAAGCCACGGGCAACGCCTTGATCACAGTCAGGAACCACGCCAAAGAAGACGACCTGAAGCTGTACGGGAGCTGCTTTTG CCCCTTCGTCCAGCGCGTCTGGATCTCTCTTGAGCATAAATCCATCCCCTACCAGTACATTGAAGTGGACCCGTACAAAAAACCGCAGTCCCTGCTAGATGTCAACCCGCGCGGCCTCGTCCCCGCCATCCGTCACGGCCCAACATGGAGCACCCACGAGTCGACCGTCATCATGGAGTACTTCGAAGACCTGAACGCCGGCGCGCACCTGCTGCCTCCAGACCCGCAGACCCGGGCAACCAGCCGCCTGTGGGCCGATCACGTCAACCGACACGTGATCCCCATGTTCTACAAGCTGCTGCAAGCCCAAGACCAAAACGATCAGGTCGAGCACGCAAAGGAGCTACGCGACCAGATCAACAAGCTCGTTGCAGCCGCCGACAAAACAGGTCCTTTCTTCCTGGGCCCGCGCCTCTCCTTCGTCGACGTGCAAATCGCGCCCTGGGTGCTCCGCCTGCGCCGCGTCCTCGGCCCGTACCGCGGGTGGCCCGAGCCCGACGACGGCAGCCGCTGGAAGCAGTGGGTCGATGCCATCGACAGCGAGCCGAGCGTCGTGGCCACGACCAGCACCGACGACCTGTATCTCGACAGCTACGAGCGGTATGCGGAGAATCGGCCGGGCACGAGCCAGCTGGCCGACGCGGTGAATTCGGGGAAAGGACTGCCGTGA